DNA from Gloeomargarita sp. SRBZ-1_bins_9:
GGGTGACCACTACCGACCCATCGGCCAGGTCCCACACCCGGATGCCTGGTTCCCCCACCGTTCCCGTCGCCGTGATCAACCAAGCGCCATCCGGGCTAAACAGCAAGTCATAGACAATGCCCGGCGCCTTTAAGGTGCGCAACCCATGCCCCTGGGTCATCTCCCACAGTACAATCCGCCCGTCCACACCGCTACCGGCGGCCAGCACCTGACCATCGGGGCGAAAGGCCAACGACCAAATCCCCTGGCGCAGCTCCGGGCGCGTGAAGGTATAACGGCGTTGGCGTTGGGGGACATCCCAAACTTCCACCAGGGATTGACCTTGGCTCCCGGCGGCGACGAGGGCGCCATTGGGACTCACCGCCAAGGCATCAATCTTACCTAGCGCTAGCAGGTCCTGGGTAAAAGTGGGGCTGCGGACGGTTCGCTGTAAATCCCACAGGTAAATCGTACCGTTGGCGTCCCCCACGGCCAAAAAACGGCCGACGGCATCCGTGGCCAGGGCGGTAACCACACCTTTAGGAACAGTCAACGGCCCTAATTGGCGACCATCCGGCACAGACCACAGAACCAGGCCACTCCGGTCAACACTGACCAACTGTTGCCCCTGTCGCACAAACGCCAACCCCATCACCGGACTTCCGGCAGACCGCAAACGCCGTTCCCTGCCCTCCCCCCCCACAGACCAGAGCGCAATGTAGCCATCGTCACTGCTGACGGCTAAATGTTCCCCCTGGGGATCGAGGGCCAAGGCGTTGACCTGTCCCGGTGCCGTGATCACGGTGGGGGTAGCGGCAAACCGCGGTACGGTGGCCCCAGGGTTCTCCAGCGGCCGATCCTGGACAGCAGGACGTTCGTACCACCACCAGACGGCGCCGGTTGCCAACACCAACAGCCCCCCCACTAGGCCCAACCGCCAGACCGACGGGCGATGACGGGTTGGGGGGCAGCGTTTCTGGGTTGCCGGTTCTCGTGGTGCCGCTGGCGGCGGGGACGGATCATGGGGTCTCTGGGTGGCAGCGACCGCCGGATAGCCATTGGCCCCCATCAGGGCCGGGTCCACTTGGTAATGCAAGAGCACCACCGTCACGTTGTCGTGGCCGTTGCGCCGGTTGGCCAGGTCAATCAGCCGCTGGGCCGCCGCCACCCCATCCCGCTCCCCTCGCAAAACCGGCAACAACTCCCAGGGCCAGTACTGGTCCACCAGGTCGTTATCGCTAAGACCATCCGAGCAGATCAGCAGGAGGCTATCTTCCTCGTCGAGCAGCAACCGCTGGATAGTAGGGTGCAGAACGTTCGATGCACTGATGCCCAGGGCCTGGACCAAAGCCCCCGCCGCGGGTTGACGGATGGCTTGGGGATAAAGGCTATAGCCCAACCGCACCTCCCGCGACGCCACATCATCATCCGTGGTGACTTGGTAACAGCCGTAGGGGGTGATCCAATAGGCCCGACTGTCCCCCACATTGGCCACAAACAGTTCGTAGTCCCGCACAAACGCCAGGGTCAGCGTCGTCCCCATGCGCTGGCGTTCTTGCCGCTGCTGCTGGTTGTTGAGGTGGTTGAGCCGGTCGTTGGCCTGGCAAATGGCCCTGACCAGTTCCGCCGTCACCGTCTTGGTATCCAGTTGGGCGAGCAGAGGGGGATGCAGATGCTGGCTGACCGCTGCGATGGCCAGGTTGGCCGCCATATCTCCCCCCTCGTGGCCCCCGATACCATCGCAAACCACCGCCAGGGACGCCCTATCGGTGTGGGACTGGTGGGGAGGGGGGTAACAGGCATCTTCATTACGGCGGCGGGTGGGGCCGGGGTCGGTCTGGGTGACGATACTCACCTGGCTAGGCCACTGGTCCCGAAAGCGCCCCAGGGTTTGCTCAATACGTTGTAACCAGTCTTCCGCACCAGTGATTTGCTGCTGGATCATAGCCTCACACCACTGGGCCAAGGGTTCTTGCACCCCTGGTCTGGCGCTGGGCACCAACCGTTGGAGCAACTCCCCCAGGCGGGCCAGCGTGACCGGTTCAGGGTCAGGCACCAATTCCCGTAGGCGCAGCACCGGCCCTTCCACCCGCAACAGTTGGGGCTTCAACAGACTACTTGCCACCTGCTGGTAATACAGGGCAGGCCATAAACGGGCCATTTGCCATAGCCAATTCAATTGCCGAAATGCCGTCGCCTGGGTCCAGGCCGCACCCAACGGCTGAGCCACCTGCTGGTCAGGGAGAGGGTCGCCGTATTCCTTGGGCAACAAGGGGGCATGGGCCAGCAGTAAGCGCAACTGGTTCCCCACCGGTATCACCCCATAAACCTGGGGCACGTGCAGTCGCCAGGGAAACAAACGTAAGTAGGGCTGGGCCGCTAACGGCACCGTATCCACACTCAAAGGCGGGCGTCCGGGTTGACTATCCAATAACAAATTGGGTCCCTGCAGGCGATACCGCTGGCGATAGGGACGTTCGAGGTCCGTTTCCTGGAACGGTTCACCGGGAACCCACAGGAAAAGCCTTTTGACCGGCGCCCCGCAGACTTGGCAGAATTGTTCCGTCCCCGGATTGAGACTGTAGCAACTGGGGTTGGCACATTCGATAGGGTCCATCCATCCTGCCAGAGGGTGATGCCGGTTTGCCTACCGATCTTAGCCTACAGGTCTTCCAAGGCCGCAATCCCCGGCAGGATTTTCCCCTCCAGCAGCTCTAAACTGGCACCGCCTCCCGTAGAAATGTGGCTCATCCGGTCCGCCAGACCCGCCTGCTCCACCGCCGCCACCGAATCGCCCCCGCCAATGATCGTGGTGGCCCCCTGAGCGGTTAAATCGGCCAGAATCTGGGCGACCGCCCGCGTCCCGGCGGCAAACCGCTCAAACTCAAACACCCCCATCGGCCCATTCCACACCACCGTCTGGCAGCCCTGCAACGCCTGGCGAATTTGCTCCACCGACGCTGGGCCAATATCCAACCCCATCCAGCCCTCGGGAATGGCCGTCACCGGTACCGTTTGGGCCTGGGCATCCGGGGCAAATTTATCGGCCACCACCACATCCGTCGGCAGCAGCAATTGCACCCCCCGCACCTGGGCCTTGGCCATCAGGTTTTTCGCCAGCTCCACCTTGTCCGTTTCTACCAGGGATTTGCCCACCCCCAGCCCCTGGGCCAGGTAGAAGGTGAAAATCATCCCGCCCCCGAGAATCAAACGGTCCACCTTTTCCAGCAGGGCCTCGATCACCCCAATTTTGCTAGAGACCTTGGACCCGCCGATGATCGCCGCCAGGGGCCGCCGGGGATGTTCGATCGCCCCCTGCAGATACTGCAATTCCTTTTCGATCAAAAACCCCGCCACCGCCGGTTTCAGGTAGTGGGCCACCCCCTCGGTGGAAGCATGGGCGCGGTGGGCTGTTCCAAAGGCATCGTTAACGTATAGATCCGCCAGGGCCGCCAGTTTTTGGGCAAAGACCGGGTCATTGGCCTCCTCTTCAGCGTAAAAACGCACGTTTTCCAGCAGGGCTACCTGACCATTTTGCAAACGTTGCACCACCTGCTGGGCCGCTTCACCGATGCAATCCGGGGCAAAGACCACCTCCGTGCCCAGGAGTTCCGCCAGCCGTGCCGCCACCGGCGCCAGACTATTCCCCTCCTTGACCAGCTTCACTTCGCCCGTGGTTTTGTCCTTTTGGAAAGGCCGGCCCAGGTGGCTACACAGGATCACCTTGGCCCCCCGTTCCCGCAGGTATTGGATGGTGGGGAGCGCCGCGCGAATCCGGGTGTCATCGGTAATCCGCTGTTCCTTATCCAGGGGGACGTTGAAATCTACCCGTACCAGGACCCGTTTGCCCGCCAGGTCCGCCTCCGTTAAACTGGCCACCGTTTTCTTCGCCACGGCATTCCTCCACCCAAATCTGGAATAATCGAGATTGATCTCGCACCCTATTGTACCGGTGAACCAGTCACCTGCTGGTTATGTTTCACAAAATTCTGCTGGCATTGGACCCCCATCGGGAACCCCTGGAACCGGCCCTGGCCCTGGTGACCTTTTGCGGCGCGGAATTGACAGTTTTGGCGGTAGCTCCTACGGACGCCGAGGTGCCCACAACCGAAAGCTGGCTGGGGGAGGTGGCAGCGGCCATTGCAGAAAAAGGTATCAAGGCAACTCCCCTGGTGCGGGTGGGGCAACCGGCCTTTGTGATCTGTGATGTGGCGGACGAATTGAACGCGGACCTCATCATCATGGGTTGCCGGGGGACAGGACTCACGGAAGAGGGCATGGCCGAAAGCGTCAGCATCCGGGTGATCAACCTAGCCCCCTGCCCGGTGCTGGTCATCCCCTAAGCCCCGCGCCAGTCCGTTCAACCCCAGCACCACCGCTACCAACCCGAGGGCTGCGGCCCAGGCCAAGGCTTGCTGGTTGGCAAAAGGCGACAGGGCAAAGGTGTAGATCAAAACGGGCAACGACGCCACCGGCTGCGTTAGCAGGGCCTCTAGACCCAGTTCCCGCAGGGGTAAGTAATGCCGGGAAAACAAGGCCGTGAACAACAGGGGAGCCGTTTCTCCGGCGGCCCGGGCCAAGGCCAAGGTCAACCCATCCCGTATCCCCGGCCAGGCTTGGGGCAACAACACCCGGGTCACCAGCTGCCAGCGGGTCGCCCCCAAGGCCCAAGCCGCCAGCCGTACCTCCTGGGGCACTGCCGCCAACGCCAGCCGAGTGGTGGTGGTCAAAACAGGTAGCATGATCAGCGCTAAGGCCAGGGCGCCCGCCAGGGTGGAAAACCGCCGGGTGTGTACAATCACCACTCCGAACACAAACACCCCCACCAGGATAGAGGGCACGCCCGCCAACACCTCCAACCCCAGACTTAACCCATTCGCCAGGGAGGGCCAGGGGCAAAACTCGCTCAGGTACACCCCCGCCAACACCGCCACCGGCCCTGCCAGCAACACCGCCAACAGCAACAACAGGCCACTGCCCACCAGCGCCGGGCCTAATCCCCCCCCCGCATCCAAGGGCGCCGGAGGCAAGGCCGTCAGCACAGTCCATCCCCCCCGTAGCCACTGGACTGCCCCCCGGTAGGCTACATAGCCCAAAATGGCCCCCAAAACCCCCAGCACCGTCACCAGCGCCAGCATGGTCAGGGCCGAGAGGACCCCATCCCGCAGCCGCCGTCCAGTCATCCTTGCTCCTGCAACCGCTGCCCCACTACCTGTAATTGGGACGTGCGAAATCCCCCCGCATCCACCAGCGTAACCTGGGGGGGCACCAGGGCCGCATCCCCAGGGGAACCCACCAGCACCACTACTACCCGCTGTCTTAATGCCGTCACCGCCTGTAGCACCTGCCGTTGCCCCGGATAGCGCTGGGCGTGATAGAGCAACAGCACATGGGTCGTGGTTGAGGAACATGCCGGCAAAGGTGTGGAGTCAGCCAAGGACGTCATCACCACCTGGGCGTCCGGCAGCCGCAAAAGCTGGGCCATCTGGCCTGGGTCGAACCAGCAGGGTTCAAACAGCACCCCCTCCGCCAGCGGTCCCACATCCGGCATGTATAGGCAAATGGGGTCGGATACCGGCAACCATCCCTGGGGGTCGCGCACCACTTGGACCGCCGCCTGGGCTATGGCCATCGCCAAGGCAGTTGCCGGTTCCGGGTGGACCGACGTCAACACCTGGACCACATCCGTCCGGGCCACCAATTGGTCAATCCGCGCCAGGGCCATCTCCTGCTCCGGCAACTCCCCCCTTTGTTCTGCTGCCGTCAAGACCTCCATAACGTGGGCGATTTGGGCCTCGCTGGCCTGACCGACAATTGCCACGTCGTGCCCCGCCTGTAACGCCTGCCGCACCCGCTCCGGCAATGACCCCTGTAATTGCAGCGCTCCCATGCCCAGGTCATCGCTGACACAGACGCCGGTAAACCCCAACCCCTGGCGCAAATAAGTGTGAATCAGCCGCCGGGAAAACGTGGTGATGGCCTCTGGGTCCAGCGCCGGCGCTTGCAGGTGGGTGGTCATCACCGCCGGTATCCCTGCCTGGATTAGGGTTCGAAACGGCTGCCAATGGCATTCCCACTCAGTCAGTGACAGAGCCACCTGGGGCAAACGGTCATGGGGATCTATTACTGCCGCTCCCAATCCCGGAAAATGCTTGGCGCAGCCTGCTACCCCAGCCCGTTGCATACCCCGCCACAGGGCTACCCCCAACCGGGCCACCAATTCCGGTTCCCGACCGAACGAGCGCCACCCCAGCCCCGGATTCGGCTGCGTCCCCATCACATCCACCACCGGCGCCAGGTTCCAGCCGATGCCCAACGCCCGCAGCTCCCAGCCCATCTGCTCCCCCATTTGTTCCGCCCAACGTTCCGCCTGGGTTACATCCCGTTGCCCCACCTGTCCCAGGGCATAATTCCCCGGCCATACCGTACTGCCAGCCAAATGGCGTACCACCTGGCCCCCCTCGTGGTCTATCGCCACCACCAAGGGTCGCCCTAGTTTTTCCCGCAACCTCAACAACCGTTGGGGCAACTCCTCCAGGGGCATCACTTGGGAGCGAAACAGCAGCAATCCCATTGCCCCCGTCTGCTGCAACCGGTGCAACGCCGCTTCCCCCACTGGTCCCGGAGGCGCCCCCACCAGCAACCGCCGTCCTACTTCAGCCATGGCGTTGGCAGTAGCGCTCCACCAGGACCATCGCCGCCACATCGTCCACCGGACCCGGCAAAGGCCGCAGCCACCGGGGCAACCACCGCCGCCAACCCCGCGCCGGATGCACCTCCCAGTACCGCCGCTGCGCCTCCAGGGTGCTATAGCGCTCATCCACCAGGGCCACCGTGACTCCCGGCAGCTGGTCTTGCACCCATTGCCGCCAGGACTGGGCCGTCGTTTGGTCCCCCATCACCACCACCGCCGGACCGTACTGGGCGACCAACTGTTGCAGCAACGCCAGGGTTTCCGTCGCCGGCACCACCCGGTGAAAGAGCCAATCCCCCTGGACCGAGCGCACCGCCACGCCGCACTTATCCCGTCCCGGGTCCAACCCCACAATCACCGGCATCACCGGGGCAATTCCTGCAAAACCTCCCGGGCCGCCGCCAAGGTGGCGTCAATGTCTGCCTCCGTGTGGGCCAGGCTGGTAAAGCCCGCTTCAAACTGGGAAGGCGCCAGATAGACCCCTCGCTCTAGCATCCCCCGGTGAAAACGACTGAACTTTTGCAGGTCCGACGTCTTCGCCTGGGCGTAATTCTTCACCGGCCCCCGGGTAAAGAAAAACCCAAACATGCCCCCCAAACTGCCGCTGCACATGGGGTGGCCCAATTCATCGGCGATTGCCTGCAACCCCTGCACCAGGCGCGTAGTGATGCGCTCCAGTTGCTCATACACCCCCGGTCGTTGCAGCAGCTCCAGCGTTTTGATCCCCGCCGTCATGGCCAAGGGGTTACCCGAGAGCGTCCCGGCCTGGTACACCGGACCTGCTGGCGCCACCATTTGCATGATCTCCTTGCGGCCCCCGTAGGCCCCCACCGGCAACCCCCCGCCAATAACCTTACCCAGGGTAGTCAAATCCGGCATCACCCCAAAGTAGGCCTGCGCCCCCCCATAGCGGATACGAAACCCCGTCATCACCTCATCAAAGATCAGCAGCGCCCCTTCCTTTTGGGTCAATTCCCGCAGCCCCACCAGAAACTCCAGCTCCGGCAGGATAAAGCCTGCATTGCCCACCACCGGTTCCAGCACTACCGCCGCAATTTCCCCCGGATACTGGGCAAACAGGGCCTTGACCGCCTCCAGGTCGTTGTAGGGCGCTGTCAAGGTTGCTGCTGTCACCGCCTTGGGCACCCCCGGCGAATCCGGCAACCCTAGCGTCGCCACCCCCGACCCCGCCTTGACCAGAAACATATCCGCATGGCCATGGTAGCACCCCTCAAACTTGATCACCTTCTCCCGCCCGGTAAAGGCCCGTGCCAGCCGCAGCGCCGCCATACAGGCCTCCGTCCCCGAATTGACAAAGCGCACCATTTCGATGCTGGGCACCGCCGCGATCACCATTTCCGCCAGGATGTTTTCTTGACGGGACGGGGCGCCGAAACTGGTCCCCTTCCAGGCCGCCTCACAGATGGCTTGGATCACCTCCGGGTGGGCATGGCCACAAATCGCCGGCCCCCAGGTACCCACATAATCAATGTACTGATTGCCGTCCACATCCCAGATATAGGCCCCCTGCACCCGGTCAAAGACAATGGGCTGGCCCCCCACCGACTTAAACGCCCGCACCGGCGAACTCACCCCCCCCGGCATCAACTCCTGGGCACGGGCAAACAAACGCTGGGATTCCGTTGTGTTCCAAGCCGTGGCAACCATACTCT
Protein-coding regions in this window:
- a CDS encoding protein phosphatase 2C domain-containing protein, with the translated sequence MDPIECANPSCYSLNPGTEQFCQVCGAPVKRLFLWVPGEPFQETDLERPYRQRYRLQGPNLLLDSQPGRPPLSVDTVPLAAQPYLRLFPWRLHVPQVYGVIPVGNQLRLLLAHAPLLPKEYGDPLPDQQVAQPLGAAWTQATAFRQLNWLWQMARLWPALYYQQVASSLLKPQLLRVEGPVLRLRELVPDPEPVTLARLGELLQRLVPSARPGVQEPLAQWCEAMIQQQITGAEDWLQRIEQTLGRFRDQWPSQVSIVTQTDPGPTRRRNEDACYPPPHQSHTDRASLAVVCDGIGGHEGGDMAANLAIAAVSQHLHPPLLAQLDTKTVTAELVRAICQANDRLNHLNNQQQRQERQRMGTTLTLAFVRDYELFVANVGDSRAYWITPYGCYQVTTDDDVASREVRLGYSLYPQAIRQPAAGALVQALGISASNVLHPTIQRLLLDEEDSLLLICSDGLSDNDLVDQYWPWELLPVLRGERDGVAAAQRLIDLANRRNGHDNVTVVLLHYQVDPALMGANGYPAVAATQRPHDPSPPPAAPREPATQKRCPPTRHRPSVWRLGLVGGLLVLATGAVWWWYERPAVQDRPLENPGATVPRFAATPTVITAPGQVNALALDPQGEHLAVSSDDGYIALWSVGGEGRERRLRSAGSPVMGLAFVRQGQQLVSVDRSGLVLWSVPDGRQLGPLTVPKGVVTALATDAVGRFLAVGDANGTIYLWDLQRTVRSPTFTQDLLALGKIDALAVSPNGALVAAGSQGQSLVEVWDVPQRQRRYTFTRPELRQGIWSLAFRPDGQVLAAGSGVDGRIVLWEMTQGHGLRTLKAPGIVYDLLFSPDGAWLITATGTVGEPGIRVWDLADGSVVVTLRGHREAVKHLAITTNGRLLVSGGDDKQVLLWRVQE
- a CDS encoding phosphoglycerate kinase, with product MAKKTVASLTEADLAGKRVLVRVDFNVPLDKEQRITDDTRIRAALPTIQYLRERGAKVILCSHLGRPFQKDKTTGEVKLVKEGNSLAPVAARLAELLGTEVVFAPDCIGEAAQQVVQRLQNGQVALLENVRFYAEEEANDPVFAQKLAALADLYVNDAFGTAHRAHASTEGVAHYLKPAVAGFLIEKELQYLQGAIEHPRRPLAAIIGGSKVSSKIGVIEALLEKVDRLILGGGMIFTFYLAQGLGVGKSLVETDKVELAKNLMAKAQVRGVQLLLPTDVVVADKFAPDAQAQTVPVTAIPEGWMGLDIGPASVEQIRQALQGCQTVVWNGPMGVFEFERFAAGTRAVAQILADLTAQGATTIIGGGDSVAAVEQAGLADRMSHISTGGGASLELLEGKILPGIAALEDL
- a CDS encoding universal stress protein gives rise to the protein MFHKILLALDPHREPLEPALALVTFCGAELTVLAVAPTDAEVPTTESWLGEVAAAIAEKGIKATPLVRVGQPAFVICDVADELNADLIIMGCRGTGLTEEGMAESVSIRVINLAPCPVLVIP
- the pstA gene encoding phosphate ABC transporter permease PstA, translating into MTGRRLRDGVLSALTMLALVTVLGVLGAILGYVAYRGAVQWLRGGWTVLTALPPAPLDAGGGLGPALVGSGLLLLLAVLLAGPVAVLAGVYLSEFCPWPSLANGLSLGLEVLAGVPSILVGVFVFGVVIVHTRRFSTLAGALALALIMLPVLTTTTRLALAAVPQEVRLAAWALGATRWQLVTRVLLPQAWPGIRDGLTLALARAAGETAPLLFTALFSRHYLPLRELGLEALLTQPVASLPVLIYTFALSPFANQQALAWAAALGLVAVVLGLNGLARGLGDDQHRAGG
- a CDS encoding glycoside hydrolase family 3 N-terminal domain-containing protein, with the translated sequence MWRRWSWWSATANAMAEVGRRLLVGAPPGPVGEAALHRLQQTGAMGLLLFRSQVMPLEELPQRLLRLREKLGRPLVVAIDHEGGQVVRHLAGSTVWPGNYALGQVGQRDVTQAERWAEQMGEQMGWELRALGIGWNLAPVVDVMGTQPNPGLGWRSFGREPELVARLGVALWRGMQRAGVAGCAKHFPGLGAAVIDPHDRLPQVALSLTEWECHWQPFRTLIQAGIPAVMTTHLQAPALDPEAITTFSRRLIHTYLRQGLGFTGVCVSDDLGMGALQLQGSLPERVRQALQAGHDVAIVGQASEAQIAHVMEVLTAAEQRGELPEQEMALARIDQLVARTDVVQVLTSVHPEPATALAMAIAQAAVQVVRDPQGWLPVSDPICLYMPDVGPLAEGVLFEPCWFDPGQMAQLLRLPDAQVVMTSLADSTPLPACSSTTTHVLLLYHAQRYPGQRQVLQAVTALRQRVVVVLVGSPGDAALVPPQVTLVDAGGFRTSQLQVVGQRLQEQG
- a CDS encoding pre-16S rRNA-processing nuclease YqgF; translation: MPVIVGLDPGRDKCGVAVRSVQGDWLFHRVVPATETLALLQQLVAQYGPAVVVMGDQTTAQSWRQWVQDQLPGVTVALVDERYSTLEAQRRYWEVHPARGWRRWLPRWLRPLPGPVDDVAAMVLVERYCQRHG
- the hemL gene encoding glutamate-1-semialdehyde 2,1-aminomutase, coding for MVATAWNTTESQRLFARAQELMPGGVSSPVRAFKSVGGQPIVFDRVQGAYIWDVDGNQYIDYVGTWGPAICGHAHPEVIQAICEAAWKGTSFGAPSRQENILAEMVIAAVPSIEMVRFVNSGTEACMAALRLARAFTGREKVIKFEGCYHGHADMFLVKAGSGVATLGLPDSPGVPKAVTAATLTAPYNDLEAVKALFAQYPGEIAAVVLEPVVGNAGFILPELEFLVGLRELTQKEGALLIFDEVMTGFRIRYGGAQAYFGVMPDLTTLGKVIGGGLPVGAYGGRKEIMQMVAPAGPVYQAGTLSGNPLAMTAGIKTLELLQRPGVYEQLERITTRLVQGLQAIADELGHPMCSGSLGGMFGFFFTRGPVKNYAQAKTSDLQKFSRFHRGMLERGVYLAPSQFEAGFTSLAHTEADIDATLAAAREVLQELPR